The following are encoded in a window of Microcaecilia unicolor chromosome 14, aMicUni1.1, whole genome shotgun sequence genomic DNA:
- the LOC115457260 gene encoding olfactory receptor 1509-like: MAVRNETRVTHFILLGLSSNPELQIIYFVLFVVIYLLTVAGNLLILVTIYMDAQLHTPMYFFLSHLSFLDLGFSTVAVPKSIVNFLTQSKIISFSECIAQVFFIHLFGGTECLHLVLMAYDRYVAICNPLRYTVIMNRQVCVLLVVSTWVGGLMHGFGQALPAAQLSFCGPNEIDHFFCDARPLSMMACSNTFISENADVINSGTLALSSFLVLSISYGHIISTILRIRSTEGRQKAFSTCAAHLLVVALFFGPLVFIYLRPSVTFAGDKLISGFYTIITPVLNPFIYTLRNEKVITSMKRLRGRQVSVVGRHIK; the protein is encoded by the coding sequence ATGGCAGTCAGGAACGAAACCAGAGTCACACATTTCATCCTCCTTGGACTTTCTAGCAATCCTGAATTACAGATAATATACTTTGTACTGTTTGTAGTGATTTACCTGCTCACTGTAGCTGGGAATCTTCTTATTCTGGTAACCATCTATATGGACGCTCAACTACACACTCCCATGTACTTTTTCCTCAGCCACTTGTCTTTCTTAGATTTGGGCTTTTCAACAGTCGCTGTCCCCAAATCCATTGTTAACTTTCTCACACAAAGCAAAATCATCTCTTTTAGTGAATGCATTGCTCAAGTGTTTTTCATACATTTATTTGGGGGAACAGAATGCCTTCACCTGGTTCTGATGGCTTATGATCGCTATGTTGCCATCTGCAATCCTTTGCGCTATACCGTAATAATGAACAGACAAGTCTGCGTCCTGCTGGTGGTTTCTACATGGGTAGGTGGTCTCATGCATGGCTTCGGGCAGGCACTTCCAGCAGCTCAGCTGTCCTTCTGTGGTCCTAATGAGATCGATCATTTCTTTTGTGATGCTCGCCCCTTGTCTATGATGGCTTGCTCTAATACCTTTATCAGTGAGAATGCAGATGTAATCAACAGCGGAACCTTAGCCCTTAGCTCTTTTTTGGTGTTGTCTATATCTTACGGACACATCATCTCCACTATCTTAAGAATTCGCTCAACTgagggaaggcagaaagccttctCTACCTGTGCCGCCCACCTCCTGGTTGTTGCTTTGTTTTTTGGCCCTCTTGTCTTCATCTACCTGAGACCGTCGGTGACGTTCGCAGGTGACAAACTGATCTCCGGCTTTTACACCATCATAACCCCTGTGTTAAACCCCTTCATTTATACTCTCAGAAATGAGAAGGTGATAACATCCATGAAGAGGCTGAGAGGTAGGCAAGTTTCTGTGGTGGGGAGGCATATTAAGTGA
- the LOC115457259 gene encoding olfactory receptor 4E2-like codes for MAVRNETRVTHFILLGLSSDPELQIIYFVLFVVIYLLTVAGNLLILVTIYMDTQLHTPMYFFLSHLSFLDLAFSTAAVPRSIVNFVTQSKIISFSECIAQVFFLHLLGGTECLHLVLMAYDRYVAICNPLRYTTIMNRRVCVLLVVSTWVGGLMHGFGQALPAAQLSFCGPNEIDHFFCDARPLSLMACSNTFISQNADIINSGTLALSSFLVLSISYGHIISTILRIRSTEGRQKAFSTCAAHLLVVALFFGPLVFIYLRPSVTFAGDKLISGFYTIITPVLNPFIYTLRNEKVITSMKRLRGRQVSLVGRHIK; via the coding sequence ATGGCAGTCAGGAATGAAACCAGAGTCACACATTTCATCCTCCTTGGACTTTCTAGTGATCCTGAATTACAGATAATATACTTTGTACTGTTTGTAGTGATTTACCTGCTCACTGTAGCTGGGAATCTTCTTATTCTGGTAACCATCTATATGGACACTCAACTACACACtcccatgtatttcttcctcagcCACTTGTCTTTCTTAGATTTGGCCTTTTCAACAGCCGCTGTCCCCAGATCCATTGTTAACTTTGTCACACAAAGCAAAATCATCTCTTTTAGTGAATGCATTGCTCAAGTGTTTTTCTTACATTTACTTGGAGGTACAGAATGCCTTCACCTGGTTCTGATGGCTTATGATCGTTATGTTGCCATCTGTAATCCTTTGCGATATACTACAATAATGAACAGACGAGTCTGCGTCCTGCTGGTGGTTTCTACATGGGTAGGTGGTCTCATGCATGGCTTCGGGCAGGCACTTCCAGCAGCTCAGCTGTCCTTCTGTGGTCCTAATGAGATCGATCATTTCTTTTGTGATGCTCGCCCCTTGTCTTTGATGGCTTGCTCTAATACCTTCATCAGTCAGAACGCTGATATAATCAACAGCGGAACCTTAGCCCTTAGCTCTTTTTTGGTGTTGTCTATATCTTACGGACACATCATCTCCACTATCTTAAGAATTCGCTCAACTgagggaaggcagaaagccttctCTACCTGTGCCGCCCACCTCCTGGTTGTTGCTTTGTTTTTTGGCCCTCTTGTCTTCATCTACCTGAGACCATCAGTGACGTTTGCAGGTGACAAACTGATCTCCGGTTTTTACACCATCATAACCCCTGTGTTAAACCCCTTCATTTATACTCTCAGAAATGAGAAAGTGATAACATCCATGAAGAGGCTGAGAGGTAGGCAAGTTTCTTTGGTGGGGAGGCATATTAAGTGA
- the LOC115457261 gene encoding olfactory receptor 4E2-like encodes MEFKNGTRVTEFILVGLSSDPDLQIVYFVLLLMMYLLTISGNLLIVVTIYVDSQLHSPMYYFLCNLSVLDVGVSSVVVPKSLVNFVSQSKTIAFNDCIAQVFFFHFLEGAECLHLVLMAYDRYVAICHPLHYTTIMNSRACLLLVVSTWVGGFIHGFGQSIPATQLPFCGPNEINQFFCDARPLSVLACSSTFISEITDMINSGILTLGSFVVVFISYAYIISTVLKIRSTEGRQKAFSTCASHLMVVALFFGPLVFIYMRPPVTFKCDKLVSVFYTTVTPWLNPFIYTLRNEKVKKAMKKLGGRKVFFQEMH; translated from the coding sequence atggaattcaagaatggaACCCGAGTCACCGAATTCATCCTGGTAGGACTTTCTAGCGATCCAGACTTACAGATAGTATACTTTGTGCTGCTTCTAATGATGTACCTGCTCACCATATCGGGGAATCTCCTCATCGTGGTAACCATATATGTGGACTCTCAGCTGCACTCTCCTATGTACTACTTCCTCTGCAACCTGTCTGTCTTAGATGTGGGTGTTTCATCAGTTGTCGTCCCCAAATCGCTTGTCAACTTTGTCTCGCAGAGCAAAACCATCGCTTTCAATGACTGCATTGCTCAAgtgtttttctttcatttcttaGAGGGTGCAGAATGCCTTCATCTTGTTTTGATGGCTTATGACCGCTACGTTGCCATCTGCCATCCTTTGCATTATACCACAATCATGAACAGCCGAGCTTGCCTGCTGCTGGTAGTTTCTACATGGGTAGGTGGTTTCATTCATGGCTTTGGGCAGTCAATTCCAGCTACTCAGTTGCCCTTCTGTGGTCCTAATGAGATAAACCAGTTCTTTTGTGATGCTCGTCCCTTATCTGTGTTGGCTTGCTCTAGTACCTTTATCAGTGAAATTACAGATATGATCAACAGTGGAATCTTAACCCTTGGTTCTTTTGTGGTGGTGTTTATATCTTATGCATACATCATCTCCACCGTCTTAAAAATTCGCTCAACTGAGGGAAGGCAGAAAGCTTTCTCTACCTGTGCCTCCCACCTCATGGTTGTTGCTTTGTTTTTTGGCCCCCTTGTCTTCATATATATGAGACCACCAGTGACGTTTAAATGTGACAAACTGGTCTCTGTTTTTTATACTACTGTGACCCCTTGGTTAAACCCCTTCATTTACACCCTCAGAAATGAGAAAGTGAAAAAAGCCATGAAGAAACTGGGAGGTAGGAAAGTGTTTTTTCAGGAGATGCACTGA